A section of the Lathamus discolor isolate bLatDis1 chromosome 6, bLatDis1.hap1, whole genome shotgun sequence genome encodes:
- the PPP1R13B gene encoding apoptosis-stimulating of p53 protein 1 isoform X7: MWMKKNKLRVKLQVGNPRVELTLSELQDMAARQQQQIENQQQMLVAKEQRLRYLKQQERRQQQSVSESEKLQKLKERVETQETKLKKIRAMRGQVDYSKIMNGNLSTEIEHISAMFQEKQQELQAAVLKVDQLTQQLEDLRKGKLNGFQSYNGQMTGPAAVELKKLYQELQIRNRLNQEQNSKLQQQKELLNKRNMEVAMMDKRINELRERLYKKKVEARQKENIPLNRINGTSSPQSSLSASGRVAAVGPYIQVPSAGTYAVPVDPVKPQSLTITSSSTHGRSKSETDCGCVKKSPDTWKVSDLDIIVDPILSPPTSLQSAVHNVIRLAPTLFDTQHSNDGSWPLLKQSSAPVVKPPQISNTDWKESSMDTALKQGTISSQPLPTSVLGSTDKLGLDLGKVPPAVPGVSKQLPQNYGTYPSPGPLGTGSTNSLERRKDGSLPRPGTTITNRQRPVPLPPPSNVHQPSSSQQIQQRISVPPSPTYQPSGPPLFPGGDGRPELPLTVAIRPFLADKGSRPQSPRKGPQTVNSSSIYSMYLQQATPPKNYQQAVYNTLNKSVKAVYGKPVLQSGSTSPSPLPFLHGSLPAQTSSQPQSQPQTEVSEKDQEVENAPPPSENSNVENIPRPLSPTKLTPIVHSPLRYQSDADLEALRRKLANAPRPLKKRSSITEPEGPSGPNIQKLLYQRFNTLAGGIESAPFYQPSNPQDFIGILADVDNGNASTNGNIEEPISVQPTVPLPDEPPPSSDANDNELPSPATEELISTETTNQTPETTEDNNNNPAIVPSTEQSPSPTPEVSSPVEDEAPLPPAPPPPLPPTKRTNLKKPNSERTGHGLRVKFNPLALLLDASLEGEFDLVQRIIYEVDDPSKPNDEGITPLHNAVCAGHHHIVKFLLDFGVNVNAADSDGWTPLHCAASCNSVHLCKLLVESGAAIFASTISDIETAADKCEEMEEGYIQCSQFLYGVQEKLGVMNKGVVYALWDYEAQNNDELSFHEGDAITILRRKDDNETEWWWARLNDKEGYVPKNLLGLYPRIKPRQRTLA; the protein is encoded by the exons GTTGGGAATCCACGTGTTGAACTCACTCTTTCTGAACTTCAAGATATGGCTGCCCGACAACAGCAGCAGATTGAAAATCAACAGCAAATGCTAGTTGCTAAG GAACAACGCTTGCGTTATCTGAAGCAGCAAGAACGTCGTCAGCAGCAGTCTGTTTCTGAGAGTGAAAAGCTCCAGAAACTTAAAGAACGTGTTGAAACCCAGGagacaaagctgaaaaaaatccgTGCCATGAGAGGACAAGTGGACTACAGCAAGATAATGAATGGCAATCTGT CAACTGAAATTGAGCATATAAGTGCCATGttccaggaaaagcagcaggagctaCAGGCTGCAGTGTTAAAAGTGGATCAGCTTACTCAGCAGCTGGAGGATTTAAGGAAAGGGAAACTCAATGGGTTTCAGTCTTATAACGGACAGATGACGGGACCTGCAGCAGTAGAATTGAAAAAGTTGTACCAAGAGCTACAA atTCGTAACAGGCTTAACCAGGAGCAGAACTCCAAgcttcagcagcaaaaagaacTCTTAAACAAACGCAATATGGAGGTGGCTATGATGGACAAGCGAATTAATGAGCTGCGCGAACGactatacaaaaaaaaagttgagGCAcgtcaaaaagaaaacattcct ttgaaTCGTATTAATGGCACTTCCTCACCCCAGTCATCCCTGAGTGCTTCAGGAAGGGTGGCAGCAGTAGGACCTTACATCCAAGTTCCAAGTGCTGGCACTTATGCTGTACCAGTAGATCCAGTTAAACCACAGTCTCTCACCATTACTTCTAGCTCAACACATGGAAGATCAAAATCTG AGACAGACTGTGGGTGTGTGAAAAAATCTCCAGACACGTGGAAGGTTTCTGATTTAGACATAATAGTGGATCCTATTCTGTCACCTCCCACTTCTCTTCAGTCCGCTGTTCACAATGTCATCCGCCTGGCACCTACTCTGTTTGACACCCAGCACT CTAATGATGGAAGCTGGCCACTACTTAAACAGAGCTCAGCCCCTGTGGTAAAGCCACCTCAGATCTCCAACACGGACTGGAAAGAATCGAGCATGGATACTGCTTTAAAACAAGGAACTATATCCAGCCAGCCCTTGCCTACTTCAGTACTAGGAAGTACTGATAAGCTG GGTCTTGACCTGGGGAAGGTGCCACCAGCAGTTCCTGGTGTAAGCAAGCAGTTGCCTCAAAACTATGGGACCTATCCAAGTCCAGGTCCTTTAGGAACAGGTTCTACAAATTCTCTAGAAAGACGGAAGGATGGCAGCCTGCCCAGACCTGGCACCACCATAACAAATCGGCAAAGACCTGTTCCACTTCCACCACCAAGCAACGTCCATCAGCCCAGTTCTTCACAACAGATTCAACAGAGAATTTCTGTACCTCCCAGCCCTACATATCAACCTTCTGGTCCCCCACTGTTTCCAGGAGGAGATGGCAGGCCAGAACTCCCCTTAACTGTCGCAATCAGACCTTTTCTGGCTGATAAAGGATCACGACCTCAGTCTCCCAGGAAAGGGCCGCAGACAGTGAACTCCAGTTCCATCTATTCCATGTACCTTCAGCAAGCAACACCACCAAAGAATTATCAACAAGCTGTATACAATACCTTAAATAAGTCAGTAAAAGcag tttatgGAAAACCTGTATTACAATCTGGCTCAACTTCTCCCTCACCCTTGCCGTTCCTTCATGGTTCTTTGCCTGCTCAGACTTCCTCACAGCCACAGTCTCAGCCTCAGACTGAGGTCTCTGAAAAAGATCAAGAGGTGGAAAATGCTCCGCCACCCAGTGAAAACAGCAATGTGGAAAACATTCCTCGTCCTCTCAGTCCTACTAAGCTCACACCTATTGTGCATTCACCCCTACGGTATCAAAGTGATGCTGACCTTGAAGCTCTCAGAAGAAAATTGGCCAATGCTCCAAGGCCATTAAAGAAACGTAGTTCTATCACTGAACCAGAAGGCCCAAGTGGACCCAATATACAAAAATTACTGTATCAGCGCTTTAATACTCTTGCTGGAGGAATAGAAAGTGCTCCTTTTTATCAGCCAAGCAATCCACAGGACTTCATAGGCATCTTAGCTGATGTTGATAATGGCAATGCTAGTACCAATGGCAATATTGAAGAACCTATTTCTGTGCAACCTACAGTTCCTCTTCCTGATGAGCCACCCCCTTCATCAGATGCCAATGATAATGAATTACCTTCTCCTGCTACTGAGGAACTGATAAGCACTGAAACCACAAATCAAACGCCTGAAACAACTGAAGATAACAACAACAATCCTGCTATAGTTCCTTCTACTGAACAGTCACCTAGTCCTACACCTGAGGTCAGTTCTCCAGTAGAAGATGAagctcctctgcctcctgcgCCTCCTCCGCCGCTTCCTCCA ACAAAACGTACCAACCTGAAGAAACCGAACTCAGAAAGAACAGGCCATGGTTTGAGAGTGAAGTTCAATCCGCTGGCCCTCCTCCTGGATGCTTCTTTGGAGGGAGAATTTGATCTTGTACAGCGAATCATATATGAG GTTGATGATCCCAGTAAACCAAATGATGAAGGAATTACACCTCTGCATAACGCAGTGTGTGCTGGTCATCACCACATTGTGAAGTTCCTGCTTGATTTTGGTGTAAATGTAAATGCGGCAGACAGTGACGGGTG gACACCCTTGCATTGTGCCGCTTCTTGCAATAGTGTTCATCTCTGTAAACTACTGGTTGAATCTGGGGCAGCTATTTTTGCTTCAACTATAAGTGATATAGAAACTGCTGCAGACAAGTGTGAAGAGATGGAAGAAGGTTATATTCAATGTTCCCAGTTCTTGTACG GAGTGCAAGAGAAGCTGGGAGTGATGAACAAAGGAGTGGTGTACGCTCTGTGGGATTACGAAGCCCAGAATAATGATGAGTTGTCATTCCATGAAGGTGATGCCATTACTATTCTGAGACGCAAGGATGACAATGAAACGGAGTGGTGGTGGGCTCGCCTCAATGATAAAGAAGGCTATGTGCCTAAAAACCTTCTTGGG TTATATCCACGAATAAAACCTAGACAACGAACCCTTGCTTGA
- the PPP1R13B gene encoding apoptosis-stimulating of p53 protein 1 isoform X4, with protein sequence MILTVFLSNNEQILTEVPITPETTCRDVVEFCKEPGEGSCHLAEVWRGNERPIPFDHMMYDHLQKWGPRREEVKFFLRHEESPAESNEQSGRQAQNQRNGINIPMEKRTENGVGNPRVELTLSELQDMAARQQQQIENQQQMLVAKEQRLRYLKQQERRQQQSVSESEKLQKLKERVETQETKLKKIRAMRGQVDYSKIMNGNLSTEIEHISAMFQEKQQELQAAVLKVDQLTQQLEDLRKGKLNGFQSYNGQMTGPAAVELKKLYQELQIRNRLNQEQNSKLQQQKELLNKRNMEVAMMDKRINELRERLYKKKVEARQKENIPLNRINGTSSPQSSLSASGRVAAVGPYIQVPSAGTYAVPVDPVKPQSLTITSSSTHGRSKSETDCGCVKKSPDTWKVSDLDIIVDPILSPPTSLQSAVHNVIRLAPTLFDTQHSNDGSWPLLKQSSAPVVKPPQISNTDWKESSMDTALKQGTISSQPLPTSVLGSTDKLGLDLGKVPPAVPGVSKQLPQNYGTYPSPGPLGTGSTNSLERRKDGSLPRPGTTITNRQRPVPLPPPSNVHQPSSSQQIQQRISVPPSPTYQPSGPPLFPGGDGRPELPLTVAIRPFLADKGSRPQSPRKGPQTVNSSSIYSMYLQQATPPKNYQQAVYNTLNKSVKAVYGKPVLQSGSTSPSPLPFLHGSLPAQTSSQPQSQPQTEVSEKDQEVENAPPPSENSNVENIPRPLSPTKLTPIVHSPLRYQSDADLEALRRKLANAPRPLKKRSSITEPEGPSGPNIQKLLYQRFNTLAGGIESAPFYQPSNPQDFIGILADVDNGNASTNGNIEEPISVQPTVPLPDEPPPSSDANDNELPSPATEELISTETTNQTPETTEDNNNNPAIVPSTEQSPSPTPEVSSPVEDEAPLPPAPPPPLPPTKRTNLKKPNSERTGHGLRVKFNPLALLLDASLEGEFDLVQRIIYEVDDPSKPNDEGITPLHNAVCAGHHHIVKFLLDFGVNVNAADSDGWTPLHCAASCNSVHLCKLLVESGAAIFASTISDIETAADKCEEMEEGYIQCSQFLYGVQEKLGVMNKGVVYALWDYEAQNNDELSFHEGDAITILRRKDDNETEWWWARLNDKEGYVPKNLLGLYPRIKPRQRTLA encoded by the exons GTTGGGAATCCACGTGTTGAACTCACTCTTTCTGAACTTCAAGATATGGCTGCCCGACAACAGCAGCAGATTGAAAATCAACAGCAAATGCTAGTTGCTAAG GAACAACGCTTGCGTTATCTGAAGCAGCAAGAACGTCGTCAGCAGCAGTCTGTTTCTGAGAGTGAAAAGCTCCAGAAACTTAAAGAACGTGTTGAAACCCAGGagacaaagctgaaaaaaatccgTGCCATGAGAGGACAAGTGGACTACAGCAAGATAATGAATGGCAATCTGT CAACTGAAATTGAGCATATAAGTGCCATGttccaggaaaagcagcaggagctaCAGGCTGCAGTGTTAAAAGTGGATCAGCTTACTCAGCAGCTGGAGGATTTAAGGAAAGGGAAACTCAATGGGTTTCAGTCTTATAACGGACAGATGACGGGACCTGCAGCAGTAGAATTGAAAAAGTTGTACCAAGAGCTACAA atTCGTAACAGGCTTAACCAGGAGCAGAACTCCAAgcttcagcagcaaaaagaacTCTTAAACAAACGCAATATGGAGGTGGCTATGATGGACAAGCGAATTAATGAGCTGCGCGAACGactatacaaaaaaaaagttgagGCAcgtcaaaaagaaaacattcct ttgaaTCGTATTAATGGCACTTCCTCACCCCAGTCATCCCTGAGTGCTTCAGGAAGGGTGGCAGCAGTAGGACCTTACATCCAAGTTCCAAGTGCTGGCACTTATGCTGTACCAGTAGATCCAGTTAAACCACAGTCTCTCACCATTACTTCTAGCTCAACACATGGAAGATCAAAATCTG AGACAGACTGTGGGTGTGTGAAAAAATCTCCAGACACGTGGAAGGTTTCTGATTTAGACATAATAGTGGATCCTATTCTGTCACCTCCCACTTCTCTTCAGTCCGCTGTTCACAATGTCATCCGCCTGGCACCTACTCTGTTTGACACCCAGCACT CTAATGATGGAAGCTGGCCACTACTTAAACAGAGCTCAGCCCCTGTGGTAAAGCCACCTCAGATCTCCAACACGGACTGGAAAGAATCGAGCATGGATACTGCTTTAAAACAAGGAACTATATCCAGCCAGCCCTTGCCTACTTCAGTACTAGGAAGTACTGATAAGCTG GGTCTTGACCTGGGGAAGGTGCCACCAGCAGTTCCTGGTGTAAGCAAGCAGTTGCCTCAAAACTATGGGACCTATCCAAGTCCAGGTCCTTTAGGAACAGGTTCTACAAATTCTCTAGAAAGACGGAAGGATGGCAGCCTGCCCAGACCTGGCACCACCATAACAAATCGGCAAAGACCTGTTCCACTTCCACCACCAAGCAACGTCCATCAGCCCAGTTCTTCACAACAGATTCAACAGAGAATTTCTGTACCTCCCAGCCCTACATATCAACCTTCTGGTCCCCCACTGTTTCCAGGAGGAGATGGCAGGCCAGAACTCCCCTTAACTGTCGCAATCAGACCTTTTCTGGCTGATAAAGGATCACGACCTCAGTCTCCCAGGAAAGGGCCGCAGACAGTGAACTCCAGTTCCATCTATTCCATGTACCTTCAGCAAGCAACACCACCAAAGAATTATCAACAAGCTGTATACAATACCTTAAATAAGTCAGTAAAAGcag tttatgGAAAACCTGTATTACAATCTGGCTCAACTTCTCCCTCACCCTTGCCGTTCCTTCATGGTTCTTTGCCTGCTCAGACTTCCTCACAGCCACAGTCTCAGCCTCAGACTGAGGTCTCTGAAAAAGATCAAGAGGTGGAAAATGCTCCGCCACCCAGTGAAAACAGCAATGTGGAAAACATTCCTCGTCCTCTCAGTCCTACTAAGCTCACACCTATTGTGCATTCACCCCTACGGTATCAAAGTGATGCTGACCTTGAAGCTCTCAGAAGAAAATTGGCCAATGCTCCAAGGCCATTAAAGAAACGTAGTTCTATCACTGAACCAGAAGGCCCAAGTGGACCCAATATACAAAAATTACTGTATCAGCGCTTTAATACTCTTGCTGGAGGAATAGAAAGTGCTCCTTTTTATCAGCCAAGCAATCCACAGGACTTCATAGGCATCTTAGCTGATGTTGATAATGGCAATGCTAGTACCAATGGCAATATTGAAGAACCTATTTCTGTGCAACCTACAGTTCCTCTTCCTGATGAGCCACCCCCTTCATCAGATGCCAATGATAATGAATTACCTTCTCCTGCTACTGAGGAACTGATAAGCACTGAAACCACAAATCAAACGCCTGAAACAACTGAAGATAACAACAACAATCCTGCTATAGTTCCTTCTACTGAACAGTCACCTAGTCCTACACCTGAGGTCAGTTCTCCAGTAGAAGATGAagctcctctgcctcctgcgCCTCCTCCGCCGCTTCCTCCA ACAAAACGTACCAACCTGAAGAAACCGAACTCAGAAAGAACAGGCCATGGTTTGAGAGTGAAGTTCAATCCGCTGGCCCTCCTCCTGGATGCTTCTTTGGAGGGAGAATTTGATCTTGTACAGCGAATCATATATGAG GTTGATGATCCCAGTAAACCAAATGATGAAGGAATTACACCTCTGCATAACGCAGTGTGTGCTGGTCATCACCACATTGTGAAGTTCCTGCTTGATTTTGGTGTAAATGTAAATGCGGCAGACAGTGACGGGTG gACACCCTTGCATTGTGCCGCTTCTTGCAATAGTGTTCATCTCTGTAAACTACTGGTTGAATCTGGGGCAGCTATTTTTGCTTCAACTATAAGTGATATAGAAACTGCTGCAGACAAGTGTGAAGAGATGGAAGAAGGTTATATTCAATGTTCCCAGTTCTTGTACG GAGTGCAAGAGAAGCTGGGAGTGATGAACAAAGGAGTGGTGTACGCTCTGTGGGATTACGAAGCCCAGAATAATGATGAGTTGTCATTCCATGAAGGTGATGCCATTACTATTCTGAGACGCAAGGATGACAATGAAACGGAGTGGTGGTGGGCTCGCCTCAATGATAAAGAAGGCTATGTGCCTAAAAACCTTCTTGGG TTATATCCACGAATAAAACCTAGACAACGAACCCTTGCTTGA
- the PPP1R13B gene encoding apoptosis-stimulating of p53 protein 1 isoform X3, protein MMPMILTVFLSNNEQILTEVPITPETTCRDVVEFCKEPGEGSCHLAEVWRGNERPIPFDHMMYDHLQKWGPRREEVKFFLRHEESPAESNEQSGRQAQNQRNGINIPMEKRTENGVGNPRVELTLSELQDMAARQQQQIENQQQMLVAKEQRLRYLKQQERRQQQSVSESEKLQKLKERVETQETKLKKIRAMRGQVDYSKIMNGNLSTEIEHISAMFQEKQQELQAAVLKVDQLTQQLEDLRKGKLNGFQSYNGQMTGPAAVELKKLYQELQIRNRLNQEQNSKLQQQKELLNKRNMEVAMMDKRINELRERLYKKKVEARQKENIPLNRINGTSSPQSSLSASGRVAAVGPYIQVPSAGTYAVPVDPVKPQSLTITSSSTHGRSKSETDCGCVKKSPDTWKVSDLDIIVDPILSPPTSLQSAVHNVIRLAPTLFDTQHSNDGSWPLLKQSSAPVVKPPQISNTDWKESSMDTALKQGTISSQPLPTSVLGSTDKLGLDLGKVPPAVPGVSKQLPQNYGTYPSPGPLGTGSTNSLERRKDGSLPRPGTTITNRQRPVPLPPPSNVHQPSSSQQIQQRISVPPSPTYQPSGPPLFPGGDGRPELPLTVAIRPFLADKGSRPQSPRKGPQTVNSSSIYSMYLQQATPPKNYQQAVYNTLNKSVKAVYGKPVLQSGSTSPSPLPFLHGSLPAQTSSQPQSQPQTEVSEKDQEVENAPPPSENSNVENIPRPLSPTKLTPIVHSPLRYQSDADLEALRRKLANAPRPLKKRSSITEPEGPSGPNIQKLLYQRFNTLAGGIESAPFYQPSNPQDFIGILADVDNGNASTNGNIEEPISVQPTVPLPDEPPPSSDANDNELPSPATEELISTETTNQTPETTEDNNNNPAIVPSTEQSPSPTPEVSSPVEDEAPLPPAPPPPLPPTKRTNLKKPNSERTGHGLRVKFNPLALLLDASLEGEFDLVQRIIYEVDDPSKPNDEGITPLHNAVCAGHHHIVKFLLDFGVNVNAADSDGWTPLHCAASCNSVHLCKLLVESGAAIFASTISDIETAADKCEEMEEGYIQCSQFLYGVQEKLGVMNKGVVYALWDYEAQNNDELSFHEGDAITILRRKDDNETEWWWARLNDKEGYVPKNLLGLYPRIKPRQRTLA, encoded by the exons GTTGGGAATCCACGTGTTGAACTCACTCTTTCTGAACTTCAAGATATGGCTGCCCGACAACAGCAGCAGATTGAAAATCAACAGCAAATGCTAGTTGCTAAG GAACAACGCTTGCGTTATCTGAAGCAGCAAGAACGTCGTCAGCAGCAGTCTGTTTCTGAGAGTGAAAAGCTCCAGAAACTTAAAGAACGTGTTGAAACCCAGGagacaaagctgaaaaaaatccgTGCCATGAGAGGACAAGTGGACTACAGCAAGATAATGAATGGCAATCTGT CAACTGAAATTGAGCATATAAGTGCCATGttccaggaaaagcagcaggagctaCAGGCTGCAGTGTTAAAAGTGGATCAGCTTACTCAGCAGCTGGAGGATTTAAGGAAAGGGAAACTCAATGGGTTTCAGTCTTATAACGGACAGATGACGGGACCTGCAGCAGTAGAATTGAAAAAGTTGTACCAAGAGCTACAA atTCGTAACAGGCTTAACCAGGAGCAGAACTCCAAgcttcagcagcaaaaagaacTCTTAAACAAACGCAATATGGAGGTGGCTATGATGGACAAGCGAATTAATGAGCTGCGCGAACGactatacaaaaaaaaagttgagGCAcgtcaaaaagaaaacattcct ttgaaTCGTATTAATGGCACTTCCTCACCCCAGTCATCCCTGAGTGCTTCAGGAAGGGTGGCAGCAGTAGGACCTTACATCCAAGTTCCAAGTGCTGGCACTTATGCTGTACCAGTAGATCCAGTTAAACCACAGTCTCTCACCATTACTTCTAGCTCAACACATGGAAGATCAAAATCTG AGACAGACTGTGGGTGTGTGAAAAAATCTCCAGACACGTGGAAGGTTTCTGATTTAGACATAATAGTGGATCCTATTCTGTCACCTCCCACTTCTCTTCAGTCCGCTGTTCACAATGTCATCCGCCTGGCACCTACTCTGTTTGACACCCAGCACT CTAATGATGGAAGCTGGCCACTACTTAAACAGAGCTCAGCCCCTGTGGTAAAGCCACCTCAGATCTCCAACACGGACTGGAAAGAATCGAGCATGGATACTGCTTTAAAACAAGGAACTATATCCAGCCAGCCCTTGCCTACTTCAGTACTAGGAAGTACTGATAAGCTG GGTCTTGACCTGGGGAAGGTGCCACCAGCAGTTCCTGGTGTAAGCAAGCAGTTGCCTCAAAACTATGGGACCTATCCAAGTCCAGGTCCTTTAGGAACAGGTTCTACAAATTCTCTAGAAAGACGGAAGGATGGCAGCCTGCCCAGACCTGGCACCACCATAACAAATCGGCAAAGACCTGTTCCACTTCCACCACCAAGCAACGTCCATCAGCCCAGTTCTTCACAACAGATTCAACAGAGAATTTCTGTACCTCCCAGCCCTACATATCAACCTTCTGGTCCCCCACTGTTTCCAGGAGGAGATGGCAGGCCAGAACTCCCCTTAACTGTCGCAATCAGACCTTTTCTGGCTGATAAAGGATCACGACCTCAGTCTCCCAGGAAAGGGCCGCAGACAGTGAACTCCAGTTCCATCTATTCCATGTACCTTCAGCAAGCAACACCACCAAAGAATTATCAACAAGCTGTATACAATACCTTAAATAAGTCAGTAAAAGcag tttatgGAAAACCTGTATTACAATCTGGCTCAACTTCTCCCTCACCCTTGCCGTTCCTTCATGGTTCTTTGCCTGCTCAGACTTCCTCACAGCCACAGTCTCAGCCTCAGACTGAGGTCTCTGAAAAAGATCAAGAGGTGGAAAATGCTCCGCCACCCAGTGAAAACAGCAATGTGGAAAACATTCCTCGTCCTCTCAGTCCTACTAAGCTCACACCTATTGTGCATTCACCCCTACGGTATCAAAGTGATGCTGACCTTGAAGCTCTCAGAAGAAAATTGGCCAATGCTCCAAGGCCATTAAAGAAACGTAGTTCTATCACTGAACCAGAAGGCCCAAGTGGACCCAATATACAAAAATTACTGTATCAGCGCTTTAATACTCTTGCTGGAGGAATAGAAAGTGCTCCTTTTTATCAGCCAAGCAATCCACAGGACTTCATAGGCATCTTAGCTGATGTTGATAATGGCAATGCTAGTACCAATGGCAATATTGAAGAACCTATTTCTGTGCAACCTACAGTTCCTCTTCCTGATGAGCCACCCCCTTCATCAGATGCCAATGATAATGAATTACCTTCTCCTGCTACTGAGGAACTGATAAGCACTGAAACCACAAATCAAACGCCTGAAACAACTGAAGATAACAACAACAATCCTGCTATAGTTCCTTCTACTGAACAGTCACCTAGTCCTACACCTGAGGTCAGTTCTCCAGTAGAAGATGAagctcctctgcctcctgcgCCTCCTCCGCCGCTTCCTCCA ACAAAACGTACCAACCTGAAGAAACCGAACTCAGAAAGAACAGGCCATGGTTTGAGAGTGAAGTTCAATCCGCTGGCCCTCCTCCTGGATGCTTCTTTGGAGGGAGAATTTGATCTTGTACAGCGAATCATATATGAG GTTGATGATCCCAGTAAACCAAATGATGAAGGAATTACACCTCTGCATAACGCAGTGTGTGCTGGTCATCACCACATTGTGAAGTTCCTGCTTGATTTTGGTGTAAATGTAAATGCGGCAGACAGTGACGGGTG gACACCCTTGCATTGTGCCGCTTCTTGCAATAGTGTTCATCTCTGTAAACTACTGGTTGAATCTGGGGCAGCTATTTTTGCTTCAACTATAAGTGATATAGAAACTGCTGCAGACAAGTGTGAAGAGATGGAAGAAGGTTATATTCAATGTTCCCAGTTCTTGTACG GAGTGCAAGAGAAGCTGGGAGTGATGAACAAAGGAGTGGTGTACGCTCTGTGGGATTACGAAGCCCAGAATAATGATGAGTTGTCATTCCATGAAGGTGATGCCATTACTATTCTGAGACGCAAGGATGACAATGAAACGGAGTGGTGGTGGGCTCGCCTCAATGATAAAGAAGGCTATGTGCCTAAAAACCTTCTTGGG TTATATCCACGAATAAAACCTAGACAACGAACCCTTGCTTGA